A single genomic interval of Candidatus Jordarchaeales archaeon harbors:
- a CDS encoding long-chain fatty acid--CoA ligase, translated as MSKITKVSGELPDYIKKRIWLKSYPPELPAEVEIPENETIASIAASAAKKYGDMVSMVFYGREFTYTQMDNLIRRFATALKKLGVEKGETLAIHAPNCPQFAIAYFAAHSIGAVVTALSPLFVAREVGYQLKDSKSKTLVVMDMFYPHFKAVKEETEVERVIAFNILGQKPQIQDGEDVHDMSKLIAETEPKSWEELNPGITQEDLAVLQYTGGTTGLPKAAMLTHRNIVANVYQCQPYNDGVKKKFKIERVIGISILPWYHIYGQTVDLIMGMAFGSMGIVFPRFDPGEILDAIQKYRPNYFFGVTPIFVALLNHPKIKEVDMSCLVYVNNGATSIPVEVVKKWDEVVGVPIVEGYGLSEASPVTHTTSPLLKRKIGSIGTPIPSTLAGIIDPETLEWLPPGKEGELVVSGPQVMKGYWNRPEETEKVFFEAGGYKWLRTGDIAKMDEDGYFWIIDRVKDIIKYKGHSVYPREVEEILYQHPAILEAAVVGVPDPEAGENIKAYVVLKPEYKGKVTEQELINWCKERLAAYKYPRMIEFIDQMPKSAAGKILRRLLREKAKGG; from the coding sequence ATGAGTAAGATAACTAAAGTCAGTGGGGAGCTACCGGACTATATCAAGAAAAGGATATGGCTTAAGTCGTACCCGCCTGAACTACCCGCAGAAGTAGAGATACCTGAGAACGAAACAATAGCGTCAATAGCGGCTTCTGCAGCCAAGAAGTATGGTGACATGGTTTCCATGGTCTTCTATGGGCGAGAATTCACATACACCCAAATGGATAACCTGATAAGGCGCTTTGCGACAGCGCTCAAGAAGCTTGGAGTAGAGAAAGGTGAAACATTAGCCATACACGCGCCAAACTGCCCACAGTTCGCCATAGCCTACTTCGCCGCCCACAGTATAGGAGCTGTTGTCACGGCGCTCAGCCCACTCTTCGTAGCTAGAGAGGTTGGATACCAGCTCAAGGACAGTAAGAGTAAGACGCTAGTTGTAATGGACATGTTCTACCCGCACTTCAAGGCGGTTAAGGAAGAAACAGAAGTTGAAAGAGTAATAGCTTTCAACATACTCGGCCAGAAACCGCAGATACAAGACGGAGAAGACGTTCACGACATGTCAAAGTTGATTGCGGAAACAGAGCCCAAGTCCTGGGAGGAGTTAAACCCGGGAATAACCCAGGAGGACTTAGCGGTCCTCCAGTATACTGGAGGAACAACCGGGTTGCCGAAGGCTGCTATGTTAACGCACAGAAACATCGTGGCGAACGTCTACCAGTGCCAGCCCTACAACGATGGGGTGAAGAAGAAGTTCAAGATAGAAAGAGTCATCGGCATAAGTATTCTTCCATGGTACCACATTTACGGCCAGACAGTGGACTTGATAATGGGTATGGCTTTTGGCAGCATGGGAATAGTGTTCCCAAGATTTGACCCAGGCGAGATACTAGATGCTATACAGAAGTATAGGCCGAACTACTTCTTCGGTGTCACACCGATTTTCGTGGCGCTCTTGAACCATCCAAAAATCAAGGAGGTTGACATGTCCTGCCTGGTTTACGTCAACAATGGTGCTACTTCCATTCCAGTTGAGGTGGTCAAGAAGTGGGATGAAGTTGTCGGAGTACCAATAGTTGAGGGTTATGGTCTCTCTGAGGCCAGCCCGGTGACCCACACAACGTCACCCTTGCTGAAGAGAAAGATTGGCTCCATAGGAACACCTATACCGAGTACCCTCGCTGGCATCATAGACCCGGAGACGCTCGAGTGGCTGCCTCCTGGCAAGGAAGGAGAATTAGTCGTGAGTGGTCCTCAAGTAATGAAGGGTTACTGGAACAGGCCTGAAGAGACAGAAAAAGTGTTCTTCGAGGCTGGAGGGTACAAGTGGCTCAGGACAGGTGACATAGCTAAGATGGACGAGGACGGCTACTTCTGGATCATTGACAGAGTCAAGGACATAATAAAGTACAAGGGTCACTCGGTGTATCCAAGGGAAGTTGAAGAAATACTCTACCAGCACCCAGCGATCCTAGAAGCCGCCGTTGTGGGTGTCCCAGATCCAGAAGCAGGCGAGAACATTAAAGCCTACGTGGTGCTCAAACCAGAGTACAAGGGCAAGGTTACAGAGCAAGAACTCATTAACTGGTGCAAGGAGAGACTCGCAGCATACAAGTATCCGAGGATGATAGAGTTCATAGACCAGATGCCTAAGAGCGCTGCAGGGAAGATACTAAGAAGATTGCTAAGAGAAAAAGCAAAAGGAGGCTAA
- the guaB gene encoding IMP dehydrogenase, which translates to MFAEKLGIDYERKFNEFLSFDDVSLLPSESNVEPYEVDLSTWLTPEHMLAVPILSAPMDRVTEAEMCIALAREGGLGVLHRNCPIEKEVEMVKRVKREEISGIIRDPITTTPDTLISTVIKIMQEKRVSGLPVIDRSGELVGIITRRDVLAAKPDALVKDEMTPKEKLITCLESEILVNGKLMTDKVKKILHSNRIEKLLVVNSEGRLTGLVTLKDILRLEENPHVSRDSEGRLLVGAAISPFDRKRALALDAAGVDILVVDVAHGLNLNALSSMEKISKEVNAWIIYGNIATKEAAEEVITSDIENLAGLRVGLGGGSICLTTHVTGVGVPTLTATALVADAVHEYNAKLSVIADGGIRNSGDIVKALGAGANAVMCGYLFAGTDEAPSEKVYIRGVPMKRYRGMASPSAIRDRYASDRYARKVKEVPEGIEGVVPYRGSVKTVVKDLVAAIQAGFGYVGARNIEELWKKAAFSKRTLVGLREALPHDVIPETPFPEKYENPWL; encoded by the coding sequence ATGTTCGCTGAGAAGCTAGGCATAGATTACGAGCGTAAGTTTAACGAGTTTTTATCATTCGACGACGTCTCGCTCCTGCCTTCTGAGAGCAATGTAGAACCCTACGAAGTTGACCTTTCAACGTGGCTGACGCCTGAACATATGCTGGCTGTCCCAATACTCTCAGCACCCATGGACAGAGTAACCGAGGCTGAAATGTGTATAGCACTAGCTAGGGAGGGGGGGCTAGGCGTCCTACACAGAAATTGCCCTATAGAGAAAGAAGTTGAAATGGTTAAAAGGGTTAAGAGAGAGGAAATTTCGGGGATAATCCGCGACCCTATTACAACCACCCCTGACACTCTGATATCGACGGTCATTAAAATAATGCAGGAGAAGAGGGTTTCAGGGCTCCCGGTGATCGACAGGTCGGGTGAACTGGTCGGGATAATAACGAGGAGAGACGTGCTAGCAGCCAAGCCAGATGCACTCGTAAAGGACGAAATGACGCCGAAAGAGAAACTAATAACTTGTCTTGAGAGCGAGATTCTAGTGAATGGCAAGCTGATGACCGACAAGGTGAAGAAGATACTGCACTCGAACAGGATAGAGAAGCTTCTGGTGGTTAACTCAGAGGGACGCTTAACCGGGCTGGTTACGCTCAAAGACATACTGAGACTTGAAGAAAACCCGCATGTTTCGAGGGATTCTGAGGGGCGTCTTCTAGTTGGAGCAGCTATAAGTCCGTTTGACAGGAAGAGGGCGCTCGCCTTAGACGCTGCTGGCGTGGACATACTCGTGGTGGATGTGGCACACGGCTTAAACCTAAATGCGCTTTCGTCCATGGAGAAGATATCGAAGGAGGTCAACGCGTGGATAATCTATGGAAATATAGCCACGAAGGAGGCTGCGGAAGAGGTAATAACAAGCGATATAGAGAACCTTGCCGGACTCAGAGTTGGACTTGGAGGCGGAAGTATATGCCTAACTACGCACGTCACAGGGGTCGGGGTGCCTACATTGACGGCTACAGCCCTCGTCGCCGACGCTGTGCATGAGTACAACGCGAAGCTCAGCGTTATAGCCGATGGTGGGATAAGGAATAGCGGAGACATAGTGAAAGCGCTGGGTGCTGGTGCGAACGCCGTGATGTGCGGCTATCTCTTCGCCGGGACCGATGAAGCTCCGAGCGAGAAGGTTTACATTAGAGGGGTTCCCATGAAGAGGTACAGGGGGATGGCGTCCCCTTCAGCGATCAGAGACAGGTATGCCAGTGACAGGTATGCTAGGAAGGTTAAGGAGGTGCCAGAGGGGATTGAGGGGGTTGTGCCTTACAGAGGATCCGTGAAGACCGTTGTAAAAGACCTCGTAGCAGCCATACAAGCAGGGTTCGGCTACGTGGGGGCGAGGAACATAGAGGAACTGTGGAAGAAAGCCGCCTTCAGCAAGAGGACGCTGGTCGGCTTGCGTGAAGCACTTCCACACGACGTAATCCCAGAAACACCATTCCCCGAGAAGTACGAAAACCCCTGGCTCTAG
- a CDS encoding class I SAM-dependent methyltransferase family protein, with protein sequence MEFQNILEKVLPPELLPHAPKRFEIVGDILVLRLKEDILPYASKIGEAILKENPSVKVVAVRVGLTSGEERVAPIIVVAGERRTETIHREYGCLFKVDLSKVYFTTKLSFEHQRVASQVKDGETVLNMFSGVGGFSIPIARRVSCRVYSVDVNPYAIMYLEENIKLNKVEGRVIPVLGDAATFTPPVPVDRVLMPLPLKAYNYLEHAVRTIKNGGIIHYYDVVVEKSGNPLEELKHKVTRRLKELGVEGEVVYCRKMRSIAPRKSLAVLDVKVSFSSLRGCRIG encoded by the coding sequence GTGGAGTTCCAGAATATACTGGAAAAAGTTTTACCACCAGAGTTGCTGCCGCACGCTCCGAAGAGGTTTGAAATAGTAGGAGACATACTGGTTTTAAGACTCAAAGAAGACATACTCCCCTATGCCTCAAAAATAGGGGAAGCAATACTAAAGGAGAACCCCTCGGTTAAGGTGGTGGCGGTTAGAGTTGGCCTGACGTCAGGTGAGGAGAGGGTTGCACCCATAATCGTGGTCGCAGGCGAGCGCAGGACTGAGACTATTCACAGGGAGTACGGGTGCCTCTTCAAAGTCGACCTCTCTAAGGTTTATTTCACCACTAAGTTGTCGTTTGAACATCAGAGGGTTGCATCGCAAGTGAAGGATGGCGAGACTGTTTTGAACATGTTTTCGGGCGTCGGCGGCTTCTCCATACCCATAGCGAGGAGGGTGAGCTGCAGAGTTTACTCCGTCGACGTTAACCCGTACGCCATAATGTACCTCGAGGAGAACATAAAGCTTAACAAGGTTGAGGGGAGAGTTATACCCGTCCTAGGTGACGCCGCCACTTTTACCCCTCCTGTCCCCGTAGATAGGGTTCTAATGCCGCTCCCATTGAAGGCCTACAACTACCTTGAGCACGCCGTAAGAACCATTAAAAATGGCGGCATAATACACTACTACGATGTAGTGGTGGAGAAAAGTGGGAACCCACTTGAAGAGTTGAAGCACAAGGTTACACGCAGGCTTAAAGAGCTTGGAGTTGAGGGTGAAGTGGTTTATTGCAGGAAAATGAGAAGTATAGCCCCCAGAAAAAGCCTCGCGGTTCTTGACGTTAAGGTGAGCTTTTCCTCCTTGAGGGGATGCAGGATTGGATAA
- a CDS encoding GTP-binding protein codes for MDKEIQELYSLLKVGEGPNIEFKRRLTEEDLSEDKKQKILARLRLLTSEGEGVLVVGVSDIRGEKWEVYGLKDREVKSSDRVVWRLCREAGVKVKERKVYRTEKGLVVKYVLEREEVCVGEHISLSFAGRVNAGKSTLIGVLIGGKLDDGKGGARAYLLKHPQELRKGQTTDVHYAFIGFDRRGEIIECNDPLSKEGSAMILDRAKRIVTLVDAPGHAEYLKSMIRSILGADSQYGVILIPARDEYELIVAEESRRGVAKLDDITREHMLLMASNETPFIIIISKVDSAKPEELEKVRSVVRRTIKDIGRVPFWVREKEDVEVVKREIVHRVLVPVVEVSCTTGEGLDVFKRMLSSLPVMVSDELAYKPALAYIDKVYKGIKGTNVVVTGTVKQGVFKPEQNVKVGPDGAGEFRRGWISSIEVFRERVSRVKPGEMFGFNIKKVDPNIVRRGQVVADVDMELSACREFWAKIVVTRHPTRITPGYSPVLHCNTISQTVVFEEIKGKDYLVVGDYAEVRLRLKYHPEYIVAGDRIVTREGSTRTIGRVTEIVE; via the coding sequence TTGGATAAAGAAATACAGGAATTATACTCCCTCCTGAAAGTAGGAGAGGGACCGAACATCGAATTCAAAAGGAGACTTACCGAGGAAGACTTGAGCGAGGATAAAAAGCAGAAGATTTTGGCAAGGTTAAGGTTGTTGACGAGTGAGGGTGAGGGCGTCCTAGTAGTTGGCGTCAGCGACATAAGGGGGGAGAAGTGGGAGGTTTACGGGTTAAAGGACAGAGAGGTTAAGAGCAGTGATAGAGTTGTGTGGAGGCTGTGCAGAGAAGCAGGTGTCAAGGTTAAAGAGAGGAAAGTTTACCGGACAGAGAAGGGGCTGGTAGTGAAGTACGTACTAGAAAGGGAGGAGGTGTGCGTCGGCGAGCACATATCTCTCAGCTTCGCCGGCAGAGTTAACGCTGGAAAAAGCACGCTTATAGGAGTGCTCATTGGAGGAAAGCTCGACGACGGCAAAGGAGGGGCGAGAGCTTACCTGCTCAAACACCCCCAAGAGTTGAGGAAGGGACAGACCACCGACGTACACTACGCTTTCATAGGGTTCGATAGAAGGGGCGAAATCATAGAGTGCAACGACCCCCTTAGCAAAGAGGGGAGTGCCATGATTCTGGACAGAGCGAAAAGGATCGTAACTCTCGTGGACGCACCCGGACATGCCGAGTACCTTAAAAGCATGATAAGATCCATTCTGGGCGCGGACTCACAGTACGGCGTCATACTTATACCCGCAAGGGACGAATACGAGCTAATAGTGGCGGAGGAAAGCAGAAGAGGGGTTGCTAAGCTCGACGACATAACGCGTGAACACATGCTCTTAATGGCGAGCAACGAGACACCCTTCATCATCATTATATCAAAAGTAGACTCAGCGAAACCCGAAGAGCTCGAGAAGGTTAGGAGCGTGGTCAGGAGGACTATAAAGGATATAGGACGCGTTCCATTCTGGGTGAGGGAGAAAGAAGACGTTGAAGTTGTGAAAAGGGAGATCGTTCACAGAGTGCTTGTTCCGGTAGTTGAAGTTAGCTGCACCACAGGTGAAGGGTTAGACGTCTTCAAGAGGATGCTCTCCTCTCTTCCTGTGATGGTGTCCGACGAGTTAGCCTACAAGCCTGCGCTCGCTTACATAGATAAAGTGTACAAGGGAATTAAGGGAACCAACGTGGTGGTCACAGGCACAGTTAAGCAGGGGGTCTTCAAGCCCGAGCAGAACGTCAAAGTCGGACCGGACGGGGCCGGAGAGTTTCGTAGAGGTTGGATATCCTCCATAGAGGTGTTCCGTGAACGCGTCTCTCGAGTCAAACCCGGGGAGATGTTCGGCTTTAACATTAAAAAAGTAGACCCTAACATAGTTAGAAGGGGACAAGTAGTAGCTGACGTCGACATGGAGCTGAGCGCGTGCAGAGAGTTCTGGGCCAAAATAGTTGTCACTCGGCATCCAACTAGGATAACTCCAGGGTACTCCCCGGTCCTCCACTGCAATACGATAAGTCAAACAGTAGTCTTTGAGGAGATAAAGGGCAAGGACTACCTTGTAGTCGGAGACTATGCCGAAGTCAGGTTGCGGCTGAAGTATCACCCAGAGTACATAGTTGCAGGGGACAGAATAGTGACGCGCGAAGGAAGCACGAGAACTATAGGAAGGGTGACAGAAATAGTTGAGTAA
- a CDS encoding amidohydrolase family protein: MDNAEVEKAVLIGLDIDPTDIDIKRVRSRIEIALLNLTMGLVYIPFEELRKEAYDLMPQFRIDNEHVAKLVKLWPERFVGFGSIDVCKGKRYIERTVRKIKKLGLKGVKVLPTAQFFHPVLDRELVDLLFSLCEKEKLAVIYHTGCDVGAFELPHLSESANPILLNNILENYPNLKIILSHFGSYSAKYPKIWFKECVEIMKKYDNTYADTAAVPYILDDEKAVAKIRAEVGFERVFFGSDYPAVLFVTIKDEKELIENSSLLTAEEKELVLYENAEEFLKSL, translated from the coding sequence ATGGACAACGCAGAGGTCGAAAAGGCGGTATTAATAGGTTTAGATATTGACCCCACCGACATCGACATTAAAAGAGTGAGGAGCCGTATAGAGATTGCGCTCCTAAACTTAACGATGGGGCTAGTCTATATACCATTCGAGGAGCTGAGGAAGGAAGCTTACGATCTCATGCCGCAGTTTAGGATAGATAATGAGCATGTGGCCAAGCTTGTTAAGTTGTGGCCTGAAAGGTTTGTGGGCTTTGGCTCTATCGACGTTTGTAAAGGGAAGAGGTACATAGAGAGGACTGTCAGGAAAATTAAAAAACTTGGGCTTAAAGGAGTCAAAGTGCTGCCGACAGCACAGTTCTTCCACCCTGTCCTGGATAGGGAACTGGTCGACTTACTGTTTTCTCTTTGCGAGAAAGAGAAACTGGCAGTAATATATCACACGGGGTGCGACGTTGGGGCGTTTGAGCTCCCCCATCTCTCCGAAAGCGCGAACCCTATACTACTCAATAACATCCTCGAAAACTACCCAAACCTGAAGATAATCCTTTCCCACTTCGGCAGCTATTCGGCGAAATATCCCAAAATATGGTTTAAAGAGTGCGTTGAGATAATGAAAAAGTACGACAACACGTATGCTGACACGGCCGCGGTTCCATATATTTTGGATGACGAGAAGGCTGTGGCAAAGATAAGGGCGGAGGTCGGCTTTGAAAGAGTGTTCTTCGGATCAGACTATCCGGCAGTTCTGTTCGTGACCATAAAGGATGAGAAAGAACTTATTGAAAACTCGTCACTTTTAACCGCTGAGGAAAAAGAGCTTGTTCTCTACGAAAATGCTGAAGAGTTCCTTAAAAGCCTTTGA
- a CDS encoding MBL fold metallo-hydrolase: protein MEVTFLASESLGTRSMSTVVKAGRLTILIDPGVALAPRRYGLPPHPIELERMNEHWGKIKEAAATADVIIVTHYHYDHHNPHDPSIYKDKIVLVKHPTKKINASQKRRAAFFLEQVKPFAGVIEYSDGREFSFDDVTLRFSQPVFHGTNEKLGYVTEVSISRGGRTLVFTSDVEGPSLEEQAKFILQEDPDILVCDGPVTYMLGYRYMYESLEQSLFYASKILHETKVKDFILEHHLLRDLEWRDRIKPLLLEAEECGVNVRTAAEYMGLENDFLEANRKNLWGRTT from the coding sequence GTGGAGGTAACTTTCCTGGCTTCTGAGAGCCTCGGAACAAGAAGTATGTCTACGGTCGTTAAGGCTGGCCGTTTAACCATACTCATAGACCCGGGAGTGGCCTTGGCTCCGAGGAGGTATGGGCTCCCGCCTCACCCCATCGAACTGGAAAGAATGAACGAACACTGGGGGAAGATAAAGGAGGCTGCCGCGACCGCTGACGTCATCATAGTTACACATTACCACTACGACCATCACAATCCACATGACCCCTCCATATACAAGGATAAAATTGTTCTCGTTAAGCATCCAACGAAGAAAATCAACGCCAGCCAAAAGAGGAGGGCGGCGTTTTTCCTGGAACAAGTTAAACCATTCGCGGGGGTTATAGAGTACTCTGATGGTAGAGAGTTCAGCTTCGACGATGTCACCCTGAGGTTTTCGCAGCCTGTCTTTCATGGAACAAACGAGAAGCTTGGATACGTGACAGAGGTGTCGATATCGAGGGGGGGACGCACACTGGTTTTCACTTCTGATGTCGAGGGGCCAAGTTTGGAGGAGCAGGCGAAGTTCATATTGCAGGAGGACCCGGACATATTGGTTTGCGATGGCCCGGTAACGTACATGCTCGGTTACCGTTACATGTATGAAAGTCTCGAACAAAGCCTATTTTACGCTTCAAAAATACTTCACGAAACTAAGGTGAAAGACTTCATTTTAGAGCATCACCTTCTGAGGGATCTAGAGTGGAGGGATAGGATTAAGCCACTGCTCCTTGAAGCCGAGGAGTGCGGGGTGAATGTTAGGACTGCCGCAGAGTACATGGGCCTTGAAAACGATTTCCTGGAGGCTAACAGGAAGAATCTCTGGGGGCGTACCACGTGA
- a CDS encoding endonuclease V — protein sequence MKREAPHRVSLEKLRAIQLKLAERVIERDCFDKLENVCGLDVSYRGEMAVACAVTLKLDGLEEVETVVIPSKVYFPYIPTFLSFRETPILMKAVKRLKERVDVFMVDANGVLHPYFLGAASHLGVLLDKPTVGVAKSLLCGELLDPIKLGERVTVTPIVVRGRVAGAAVSIKRLKPVYVSVGHKVSLNTAIKLVVETSKNRTPEPIRMAHSVSRSYVQTLLTS from the coding sequence TTGAAAAGGGAAGCGCCACATAGAGTTAGTCTCGAGAAACTGAGGGCAATACAGTTGAAGCTTGCAGAAAGAGTCATTGAGAGAGACTGCTTCGATAAACTCGAAAACGTCTGCGGCCTCGACGTCTCGTATAGGGGAGAAATGGCTGTAGCGTGCGCGGTTACTCTCAAACTTGATGGGTTAGAAGAGGTCGAAACAGTTGTGATCCCATCAAAAGTGTACTTCCCGTACATCCCGACCTTCCTATCGTTTAGAGAAACACCCATCCTAATGAAGGCTGTCAAGCGCCTCAAAGAAAGAGTGGACGTCTTTATGGTGGATGCGAATGGCGTGCTTCACCCGTACTTTCTCGGGGCAGCGTCCCACCTAGGAGTGCTGCTCGACAAACCTACAGTTGGAGTCGCTAAAAGCCTACTTTGCGGCGAGCTCCTAGATCCAATTAAACTTGGAGAACGCGTAACGGTAACTCCCATAGTTGTAAGGGGTAGAGTCGCCGGCGCAGCGGTCTCCATTAAAAGGTTAAAACCAGTCTATGTCAGCGTAGGGCACAAGGTATCCTTAAACACGGCTATCAAACTGGTTGTTGAAACCTCGAAGAACCGTACCCCTGAGCCAATAAGAATGGCGCACTCCGTCTCAAGAAGTTACGTACAGACACTTCTAACCTCTTGA
- a CDS encoding acyl-CoA dehydrogenase encodes MEFELTEEQKMVRRVTREFAEKEIAPKAREYDEREELPWEVIKKLFEQGIMGSMIPEKYGGSGLDSVAQTITIEEVARVCASTAMTVSIHSSLCSYAILKFGSEEQKEEYLPRLARDTLAAFSLTEAEAGSDPSGIKTNATLDGDEYVLNGTKTFVTNGEEAGLIIVFARTGGGDTKKALTAFLVEKGTPGLRVGKRERKLGVRAASLTELIFEDCRVPKENVLGGVGEGYKVALASLDSGRIGIASQAVGIAQASLEASIRHAKERVQFGVPIASFQAIQWMIADMATEIEAARLLTYRAAYLRGKGVRFTLEASMAKLYASEVAMKAARNAVQIFGGYGLTRDYPVERFFRDAKCTEIYEGTSEIQRLIIASQLLR; translated from the coding sequence TTGGAATTTGAGCTCACTGAGGAACAGAAAATGGTTAGACGGGTCACTAGGGAGTTCGCGGAGAAAGAGATAGCTCCAAAGGCGAGGGAGTATGATGAAAGAGAGGAGCTACCATGGGAGGTCATAAAAAAGCTCTTCGAACAGGGAATAATGGGGTCCATGATACCTGAGAAGTATGGTGGCTCCGGGCTGGACAGCGTCGCCCAGACAATAACGATAGAGGAAGTGGCGAGAGTTTGCGCTTCAACAGCCATGACGGTTTCAATACACAGCTCCCTGTGCTCTTACGCCATACTGAAGTTCGGCTCTGAGGAGCAGAAGGAGGAATACCTCCCCCGGCTTGCGAGAGACACCCTAGCGGCTTTCTCCCTTACCGAAGCAGAGGCTGGCTCCGATCCTTCGGGGATAAAGACGAATGCAACGCTGGACGGGGACGAATACGTTTTAAACGGAACCAAGACGTTTGTCACTAACGGCGAGGAGGCGGGGTTAATAATAGTCTTTGCCCGGACAGGGGGTGGCGACACGAAAAAGGCTCTAACCGCCTTCCTGGTTGAGAAGGGGACCCCTGGTCTGAGGGTGGGAAAGAGGGAGAGGAAGCTTGGAGTGAGGGCGGCTAGCCTAACCGAGCTCATCTTCGAGGACTGCAGGGTTCCCAAGGAGAATGTGCTTGGGGGCGTTGGGGAGGGCTATAAGGTTGCTCTAGCAAGCCTTGACTCGGGGAGGATAGGCATAGCGTCGCAAGCTGTAGGAATAGCTCAGGCGTCACTTGAGGCATCCATAAGACACGCTAAAGAGAGAGTGCAGTTCGGCGTCCCAATAGCCAGTTTTCAAGCGATACAGTGGATGATAGCGGACATGGCAACCGAGATAGAGGCTGCACGGTTGCTCACATATAGGGCAGCCTACCTGAGGGGTAAGGGGGTGAGGTTCACGTTAGAGGCTTCCATGGCTAAGCTTTACGCTTCAGAAGTGGCAATGAAAGCCGCGAGGAACGCCGTCCAGATATTTGGAGGTTATGGTTTAACGAGAGACTACCCTGTAGAAAGGTTTTTCAGAGATGCTAAATGCACCGAGATCTACGAAGGAACGAGCGAAATTCAGCGCTTAATTATAGCCAGCCAGCTTTTGAGGTAA
- a CDS encoding electron transfer flavoprotein subunit beta/FixA family protein translates to MHVIVCVKQVPSVEEVKVDAETGRILREELPLMVNPNDRNAIEAALRLRDEVGGTVTAVSMGPPQAEEALREAMAMGVNRAVLISDPALAGSDAFVTSKVLAKAALKLAPFDLIVCGSRSADGETGIVGVQIAEELNLPQITWVLELKVEGEVVRAKRSIDGGYEIVEACLPAVVTVTRDANKPRYPTMRSIVEACRRPIERLSLKDLGLSPEEVGFKGSPTRIERVFQAERKRRATIISKPVEEAAREVALMILRELGKV, encoded by the coding sequence ATGCACGTCATAGTCTGCGTGAAGCAGGTTCCAAGTGTGGAAGAGGTAAAGGTCGATGCTGAGACAGGCAGGATTCTTAGGGAAGAGCTACCGCTTATGGTGAACCCTAACGACAGGAACGCCATAGAGGCCGCCCTAAGACTAAGGGATGAAGTTGGGGGAACGGTCACCGCGGTGAGTATGGGCCCCCCTCAAGCGGAGGAGGCATTGAGAGAGGCCATGGCTATGGGAGTAAACAGAGCCGTCCTGATATCTGACCCTGCGTTGGCTGGCTCGGACGCCTTCGTTACATCTAAAGTTCTCGCTAAGGCGGCGTTAAAGCTTGCACCTTTTGACCTCATAGTGTGTGGCAGCCGCTCGGCGGATGGTGAGACAGGAATTGTCGGCGTGCAAATAGCTGAGGAGCTCAACCTGCCACAGATCACATGGGTATTAGAGTTGAAAGTTGAAGGAGAAGTTGTCAGGGCGAAGCGGAGCATAGACGGCGGCTATGAGATCGTCGAGGCGTGCCTACCTGCAGTTGTAACTGTGACTAGGGACGCGAATAAGCCGAGATACCCGACTATGAGGAGTATCGTTGAGGCTTGCAGGAGGCCCATAGAACGATTGAGCCTGAAAGATCTGGGTCTAAGCCCGGAGGAGGTTGGGTTCAAAGGTTCCCCAACTAGGATTGAGCGGGTCTTCCAGGCTGAGAGAAAGAGGAGGGCAACTATCATAAGTAAGCCTGTCGAGGAGGCGGCGAGAGAAGTAGCCTTAATGATATTGAGGGAGTTGGGCAAAGTTTAA